In Candidatus Omnitrophota bacterium, the genomic stretch TTGATTTCATCTTTGTTGCTTATCCATCGATGGATCAACCGTACAATCGATAATATGAATGAATTGTAATACGTTCATTCGATTAATTATATGTAATATATTATCGAATCAATATTAATTTATAGATCATTAATTATTTATTATCAATGTATTGACGTTACTTTCAATTTATGATAAATAATAATAAGTTCAATCTCTACCTTTAGGCTGAGATATACCTAAATCTAATGTATTAAGGAGGAAAAGTATTAAAATGAGAGTTGTGAAACGGAGCGTATGGATGACCGCCTTTTGTCTTCTCAGTCTCTCTGCGTTTTCGCAAGGGATTTTCGACAAAAAGGCGGATTGGGGCGACACGAACAGTCCGCCAATGCGAGGAACCTACAAAGCGGCGGGCAGCGTCGAGTTTTCCAACGGCGTTTACGACCTGAAAGGAAACGGCGACGATATTTGGGAAAGCAACGATGAAGGCTTCTTCGCTTATACGGAAAAATCCGGCAGCTGGTCGTTGAGCGGCAAGGTCAAATGGATTAACCAAGGCGGAGATAGCGATTGGGCGAAAGCGGGCGTCATGCTTCGCGAACAAGGCGCTGTGGCCGGATCGCGCCATTATTGGATTGAACTGCGCGCTGGCGCGGGGATGGCAGGCGATCGCACGGACGCTCAATGGCGTACAACCGCCGATGCGGGATCAGGCAATGTGGAAGTTCGCACTCCCGACAATCAGGCTGTGAACGATAAAGGCGATGGCGTATGGCTGCGCGTCTCCCACATTGCTTCGATCGGCGCCGTGTTGAGCGAATACTCCTACGATGGAACCAATTGGGTATTCGGCCATGCGCAATTGATGACGTTCCCCGACTCCGTTGCTTATGGCTTGGTTATCACCAACCATTTGGACAACGAGTTGCTGGCGGAAGCGCAATTCAGCGATGTGAAACTGGAGAATACCGCGCCGGCAGTGGGATTCCGTTCTGTTTCGATAACGGATCCCGTATACGTCGCGGGCGATCCAATTACGGTGACGCTTACGATCGGCGGCGGTTCGGGCGCGATTAAAGTGGAAGAAACGCCTCCAGCAGGATGGAGTATCTCCAATATTTCCGATGGCGGAACTTTCGCAGACGGAGTTATTACTTGGAATCTCAGCGCGGCGAAAAACGTTACCTACGTGGCGACGGCGCCTGCGGGTTCCACGGAGGAAGCTGTCTTCAGCGGAAAAATTGGGACGGTGAATATTGTGGGAACCAGCACGCTGACTGCTCCCAGCCCTATTGAGATTTTCGACAACCATCTGGATGTCGGAGCCGTGGGCGCGGCGGGCGCCGCCGAATACCAGGCGGCGGATAAACGCTATGTCGTTACCGGCAGCGGCGCGGATATTTGGGATACAGCCGACGAGTTCCACTTCGTCTACAAGAAACTCTCCGGCGCTTTCAGTCTCGAAGCCACGGTTTTCGGCTACAACGATACGGGCGCCAACGATTGGTCGAAATTCGGCTTGATGGTGCGCGACAACTTGACGGCGAGTTCTTCGCACGTCATGGCCATCATTCGCGGCGCCGATTTGCAGTACGACACGCAATGGCGCGCCAGCGCGGGCGCCGCTTCGGGGGATACCGGATTGAAAGCCGACGAATCAGGCGATATGAAAGTTGTGAAAACGGGCAGTACGGTGGAAGCGTACTATAAAGACGCCAACGGCGATTGGGTTCTCGATTCCGCTCAGACGATTCAAATATCCGATCCTGTTTATGCCGGTCTCGTCGTCGTTTCCCACGATGACGGCCTTACCGCCATCGGCGAGTTCGAAAATGTCAAACTCACTCTCTATCCCTTCCAGGTTTCTAAGGTTTCCTCTGCGCAAAAAGTGCAGCAGGGCGGAACGGCCGACGTTACGGTAACCTTAGAAGTGCGCGAAGGGGAAAAATCCGATGTCGTTATTAAAGAAACCTATTCCCAAGCCGCCTCTGTCTCCAATATCAAAGCGAGCGCGGGACAAGCGACGGACGACAAGAAGGGAACGATTTCCTGGAACCTTACCGGCGCTGCGGGCAATGTTACTTTGAAGTACACCTTGAATGTTCCCAGCGATTACAAGGATCCTTTCGTCAATATCAGCGGATCGTTCGATAACGGTCAAGGATTCGCTGGTTCTACGGGCAGCTTGGCGTTAGCGGTGGAGGTTGTCGATCTGGGCATCTTCCAAGGCCATATGGATATCGGTTCGCCAGGAGCGCCTGGAAACGTGAAGATCGAGGGCGACGCCTATCAAGTCATTGGCAGCGGCCATGACATCTGGGATGCGGCGGACGATTTCCATTACCTCTACTTCAAGACTCAGGGCAACTTCAAGATGACCATCGACGATCCTTACATCGGCGCTTATGGGTCGGTTCCCAGCACCAGCACCTGGATGAAGATGGGCATCATGGCCCGTCAGGATTTGACGGCGGCTTCCGCTTACGCTTTGGGCTGCGTCTACAGCGAACATCAGCGTATAACCTTGCAATGGCGCGACACGGCAGGCGCTGGCGCCTCCAACGACGGCATTGAATCCAATCCCGTCGATTATCAGCCGGGTTGGGATGCGGCTTGGGATAGTTTCTCAAATCCAACGCTCGATCAAATTACGCCCAGCGGTACGATCGTATTCGAACGGGATGGCGACACTTTCATCTTGTCGTATTTGTGGGATAACGAAGAACATTATGTCGACGAACACGATGTCGTATTCACTGATCCCATCTATCTCGGCGTCGCAGTAACCTCGCACCAAACGGGCGCCACGGCGCAAGGAACCTTCAAGAATCCGCAATTGGTCACCGGACAAGTCGTTGCCGTCGAGGATTGGATGCTGCATTAACTAATTGCGATAGGAAAATGACGGGCTGCGCTTCAATATAAGCCCGCCTTACAAAACAATTTTGGTTTGGATTATTCCACCCGGAGTTTATCTCCGGGTTTTTTTATGGAAAAAATACGCTTTGAATGACGATCCGGCAAAAAGTAATGATGATGATATCGGGCGACTACCAATTGGGGTGCAGGCATCTTGCCTGCACAAGATATCCCGCAGGCAAGATGCCTGCACCCCCAAAAATTGACTTTTTGCCGTTCCGTCTTGAACGGTTGAAGAAATGATTAATTTATATATTAAATTATTTATAAAATTGATAAAAAAATCATTTAAAAAAATTATCGATTGATCTCTCAATAAGTGTTGACAGGATATGGGAGATATGTTAGAAGATTATAATTGTAATCAGTCGATCTAGTGATCTTATGATTAAGGGATCATTAGGTTCACTGGCATAATAATTTTTACGGGAGGAACAATATGATTAGCAAGTTTTGGAAGAGCAGAATTCTAGCGGCGGCTTTGTGCCTTATCGTTATGCCTGCGTTTTCGCAGGGCATCTTCGATAAGAAAGCCGACTGGGGAGACACGAACAGTCCGCCCAAACGAGGAACGTATAAGGTTGCAGGCAGCGTTACTGTTACTGGCGGCGTTTACGACATGAAAGGCAACGGCGACGATGTTTGGGACAGCAACGATGAAGGTTTCTTCGTTTACACGGAAAAAACCGGCAGCTGGTCGCTGAGCGGCAAGGTGAAATGGGTCGACAGCGGCGGAGCGAACGACTGGTGTAAAGTTGGCGTCATGGTTCGCGAACAGGGCGCCGTGGCCGGTTCGCGCCATTATTGGGTCGAACTGCGCGGCGGCGCTGGAGCTGTTGGCGATCGCACTGACGCCCAGTGGCGCGCAACCGCCAATGCCGGATCAAGCAACGCAGAAGTGCGCACGCCCGACAATCAAGCGGTAAACGACAAAGGCGACGGCTTATGGTTACGCGTTTCCCGCATTGCTACCGTCGGCGCGGTGATGAGCGAATTTTCTTACGATGGGACCAATTGGGTATTCGGTCATGCTCAGAAGATGACGTTTCCGGATCCTGTGGCTTTAGGTTTGGTTATCACCAACCATGTCGACAACGAATTGTTGGCGAATGCGACGGTTAGCGACGTGAAATTGGTTGACGCCGTACCGGCGGTAGGCTTCCGATCCGTGTCGTTAACGGATCCAGTTTACGTTGCGAACGATCCCATTACGGTAACGCTTGAAATCGGCGGATCGGGCGCGGTTAAAGTAGAAGAGACGCCGCCGGCCGGATGGGCTATCACCAATATTTCCGATGGCGGAACCGCAACCGGCGGAGTCATTACCTGGAATCTCACGGCGGCGAAAAAAGTTACCTACGTAGCTACGGCGCCAGCGGGTTCCACGGCGGACGCCGTCTTCAGCGGCAAGATCGGAACGGCGCCCATTCAGGGAACCAATAAGTTGAGCGCTCCCAAACCCATCGAGATTTTCGACAAC encodes the following:
- a CDS encoding Ig-like domain-containing protein, with amino-acid sequence MRVVKRSVWMTAFCLLSLSAFSQGIFDKKADWGDTNSPPMRGTYKAAGSVEFSNGVYDLKGNGDDIWESNDEGFFAYTEKSGSWSLSGKVKWINQGGDSDWAKAGVMLREQGAVAGSRHYWIELRAGAGMAGDRTDAQWRTTADAGSGNVEVRTPDNQAVNDKGDGVWLRVSHIASIGAVLSEYSYDGTNWVFGHAQLMTFPDSVAYGLVITNHLDNELLAEAQFSDVKLENTAPAVGFRSVSITDPVYVAGDPITVTLTIGGGSGAIKVEETPPAGWSISNISDGGTFADGVITWNLSAAKNVTYVATAPAGSTEEAVFSGKIGTVNIVGTSTLTAPSPIEIFDNHLDVGAVGAAGAAEYQAADKRYVVTGSGADIWDTADEFHFVYKKLSGAFSLEATVFGYNDTGANDWSKFGLMVRDNLTASSSHVMAIIRGADLQYDTQWRASAGAASGDTGLKADESGDMKVVKTGSTVEAYYKDANGDWVLDSAQTIQISDPVYAGLVVVSHDDGLTAIGEFENVKLTLYPFQVSKVSSAQKVQQGGTADVTVTLEVREGEKSDVVIKETYSQAASVSNIKASAGQATDDKKGTISWNLTGAAGNVTLKYTLNVPSDYKDPFVNISGSFDNGQGFAGSTGSLALAVEVVDLGIFQGHMDIGSPGAPGNVKIEGDAYQVIGSGHDIWDAADDFHYLYFKTQGNFKMTIDDPYIGAYGSVPSTSTWMKMGIMARQDLTAASAYALGCVYSEHQRITLQWRDTAGAGASNDGIESNPVDYQPGWDAAWDSFSNPTLDQITPSGTIVFERDGDTFILSYLWDNEEHYVDEHDVVFTDPIYLGVAVTSHQTGATAQGTFKNPQLVTGQVVAVEDWMLH